The Streptomyces avermitilis MA-4680 = NBRC 14893 genome contains a region encoding:
- a CDS encoding metal ABC transporter substrate-binding protein — translation MNVRRRLIPGTAVAATTLLGLGTLSACSDSTAADGGNGGKLDVVASFYPMQYLAEQIGGKHVRVTSLTQPGQEPHDLEISAQQTVQLEKSDAVLYLKNLQPAVDDAVAQSGVRTKIDAASLTTLEKHGNEVGGHAAAHDDTKGEESGGTDPHIWLDPVKYSEVAQGVGKALAKADPEHAADYRKNTAALVEKLDGLDTRYADGLKNTGTKVFITTHAAFGYLAERYGLTEEAISGLDPESEPSGNRVKELEKMAQADGVSTVFYETLVSDKTAKTVAKDARLRTDVLDPIEGITEKSRGTDYFQVMESNLKALRTALGAK, via the coding sequence ATGAACGTACGACGACGCCTCATACCCGGGACCGCCGTGGCCGCGACCACCCTTCTCGGTCTCGGCACGCTCTCCGCCTGCTCGGACTCGACCGCGGCCGACGGCGGGAACGGCGGAAAGCTCGACGTGGTGGCGTCGTTCTACCCCATGCAGTATCTCGCCGAGCAGATCGGCGGGAAGCATGTGCGGGTCACCAGTCTGACCCAGCCCGGCCAGGAGCCGCACGACCTGGAGATCAGCGCCCAGCAGACCGTGCAGCTCGAGAAGTCGGACGCGGTCCTCTACCTCAAGAACCTCCAGCCCGCCGTCGACGACGCCGTCGCGCAGTCCGGGGTCAGGACGAAGATCGACGCCGCGTCGCTGACCACGCTGGAGAAGCACGGCAACGAGGTCGGCGGGCACGCGGCCGCGCACGACGACACCAAGGGCGAGGAGTCCGGCGGCACGGACCCGCACATCTGGCTCGACCCCGTGAAGTACTCCGAGGTCGCCCAGGGCGTCGGCAAGGCCCTCGCGAAGGCCGACCCCGAGCACGCCGCGGACTACCGGAAGAACACCGCCGCGCTGGTCGAGAAGCTGGACGGCCTCGACACGCGGTACGCGGACGGGCTGAAGAACACCGGGACCAAGGTCTTCATCACCACCCACGCCGCCTTCGGCTACCTCGCCGAGCGCTACGGCCTCACCGAGGAGGCCATCAGCGGCCTGGACCCGGAGTCGGAGCCCAGCGGGAACCGCGTGAAGGAGCTTGAGAAGATGGCGCAGGCGGACGGCGTCTCGACGGTCTTCTACGAGACGCTCGTCAGCGACAAGACCGCGAAGACCGTCGCCAAGGACGCCCGGCTCAGGACGGACGTCCTCGACCCGATCGAGGGCATCACCGAGAAGTCCCGGGGCACCGACTACTTCCAGGTCATGGAGTCCAACCTCAAGGCGCTGCGGACAGCCCTGGGTGCCAAGTGA
- a CDS encoding Fur family transcriptional regulator produces the protein MTTAGSPVRGRSTRQRAAVAAALDEVDEFRSAQELHDMLKHKGDSVGLTTVYRTLQNLADAGEVDVLRTSDGESVYRRCSSGEHHHHLVCRVCGKAVEVEGPAVEKWAEAIAAEHGYVNVAHTVEIFGTCAECAAAKS, from the coding sequence GTGACAACCGCTGGATCGCCCGTTCGGGGCCGCTCCACCCGGCAGCGTGCCGCCGTGGCGGCGGCGCTCGACGAGGTGGACGAGTTCCGCAGTGCGCAGGAGCTCCACGACATGCTCAAGCACAAAGGCGACTCCGTAGGGCTCACCACCGTGTACCGCACGCTGCAGAACCTCGCCGACGCGGGCGAGGTCGACGTGCTGCGCACCTCCGACGGCGAGTCCGTCTACCGCCGCTGCTCCAGCGGCGAGCACCACCACCACCTCGTCTGCCGCGTCTGCGGCAAGGCGGTCGAGGTCGAGGGCCCGGCCGTGGAGAAGTGGGCGGAGGCGATCGCGGCGGAGCACGGCTATGTGAACGTCGCGCACACGGTGGAGATCTTCGGTACGTGCGCGGAGTGCGCCGCGGCGAAGAGCTGA
- a CDS encoding isoprenyl transferase, producing the protein MVVRGILGRQRREYRAPEPHPSGARAPKLPGELIPNHVACVMDGNGRWAKERGLPRTEGHKVGEGVVMDVLKGCIELGVKNLSLYAFSTENWKRSPEEVRFLMNFNRDVIRRRRDEMDALGIRIRWVGRMPKLWKSVVQELQIAQEQTKDNDAMTLYFCVNYGGRAELADAAKAMAEDVAAGRLDPAKVSEKTIQKYLYYPDMPDVDLFLRPSGEQRTSNYLLWQSSYAEMVFQDVLWPDFDRRDLWRACVEYASRDRRFGGAVPNEQLLEMERDMKGSEGVQDA; encoded by the coding sequence ATGGTCGTACGCGGGATCCTGGGACGCCAGCGCCGCGAGTACAGGGCGCCGGAGCCGCACCCGTCCGGTGCCCGCGCGCCCAAACTCCCCGGCGAGCTGATCCCGAACCATGTCGCGTGTGTCATGGACGGGAACGGCCGGTGGGCCAAGGAGCGCGGGCTGCCGCGCACCGAGGGGCACAAGGTCGGCGAGGGCGTCGTCATGGACGTCCTCAAGGGCTGTATCGAGCTGGGCGTGAAGAACCTGTCCCTGTACGCCTTCTCGACGGAGAACTGGAAGCGGTCGCCCGAGGAGGTCCGCTTCCTGATGAACTTCAACCGGGACGTCATCCGGCGCCGGCGGGACGAGATGGACGCGCTCGGGATCCGGATCCGCTGGGTAGGCCGCATGCCGAAGCTCTGGAAGTCCGTCGTCCAGGAACTTCAGATCGCCCAGGAGCAGACCAAGGACAACGACGCCATGACGCTGTACTTCTGCGTCAACTACGGCGGCCGTGCGGAGCTCGCCGACGCGGCGAAGGCGATGGCCGAGGATGTCGCGGCCGGCCGTCTCGACCCCGCCAAGGTCAGCGAGAAGACCATCCAGAAGTACCTGTACTACCCGGACATGCCGGACGTCGACCTCTTCCTGCGCCCCAGCGGCGAGCAGCGCACCTCGAACTACCTGCTCTGGCAGTCGAGTTACGCGGAGATGGTCTTCCAGGACGTGCTGTGGCCCGACTTCGACCGGCGTGACCTGTGGCGCGCCTGCGTCGAGTACGCCTCCCGTGACCGCCGCTTCGGCGGCGCCGTTCCGAACGAGCAGCTGCTCGAGATGGAGCGGGACATGAAGGGGAGCGAAGGCGTCCAGGACGCCTGA
- a CDS encoding chitinase, with protein sequence MIRRKLRLLAVALTAAVLTPLSIATAPTASAADTCAVKSRPSGKVLQGYWENWDGSSNGVHPPFGWTPITDSRIAAHGYNVINAAFPVIRSDGTALWEDGMDTGVKVATPAEMCQAKASGQTILLSIGGAAAGIDLSSSAVADRFVATIVPLLKKYNFDGIDIDIETGLVGSGNIGQLSASQANLIRIIDGVLGQMPSNFGLTMAPETAYVTGGSVAYGSIWGAYLPIVKKYADNGRLWWLNMQYYNGSMYGCSGDSYSAGTVQGFTAQTDCLNKGLVVQGTTVRVPYDKQVPGLPAQSGAGGGYMSPSLVSQAWRHYGSGLKGLMTWSINWDGSKNWTFGDNVKALQGR encoded by the coding sequence ATGATCCGTCGGAAGCTGCGCCTGCTCGCCGTCGCGCTGACCGCAGCCGTCCTGACCCCACTGTCGATCGCCACCGCCCCCACCGCATCGGCGGCCGACACCTGCGCCGTGAAGTCCCGCCCGTCCGGCAAGGTTCTCCAGGGCTACTGGGAGAACTGGGACGGCTCTTCCAACGGAGTGCACCCGCCCTTCGGCTGGACCCCGATCACCGACTCCCGTATCGCCGCGCACGGCTACAACGTGATCAACGCCGCGTTCCCGGTCATCCGCTCCGACGGCACCGCGCTGTGGGAGGACGGCATGGACACGGGCGTGAAGGTCGCGACGCCGGCCGAGATGTGCCAGGCCAAGGCGTCCGGGCAGACGATCCTGCTGTCCATCGGCGGGGCTGCGGCCGGGATCGACCTCAGCTCGTCCGCCGTCGCCGACAGGTTCGTCGCGACGATCGTCCCCCTCCTGAAGAAGTACAACTTCGACGGCATCGACATCGACATCGAGACGGGTCTCGTCGGCAGCGGCAACATCGGCCAACTCTCCGCCTCGCAGGCCAACTTGATCCGCATCATCGACGGGGTGCTGGGCCAGATGCCGTCCAACTTCGGGCTGACCATGGCCCCGGAGACCGCGTACGTCACCGGCGGCAGCGTCGCCTACGGCTCGATCTGGGGCGCGTACCTGCCGATCGTCAAGAAGTACGCCGACAACGGCCGCCTGTGGTGGCTGAACATGCAGTACTACAACGGCAGCATGTACGGCTGCTCCGGCGACTCGTACTCCGCCGGCACCGTGCAGGGCTTCACCGCCCAGACCGACTGCCTGAACAAGGGGCTGGTCGTCCAGGGCACCACCGTCAGGGTGCCGTACGACAAGCAGGTCCCGGGTCTGCCCGCCCAGTCGGGCGCCGGAGGCGGCTATATGTCACCGAGCCTCGTCTCCCAGGCCTGGCGGCACTACGGCAGCGGCCTCAAGGGCCTGATGACCTGGTCGATCAACTGGGACGGCTCGAAGAACTGGACGTTCGGCGACAACGTGAAGGCGCTGCAAGGCCGTTGA
- the recO gene encoding DNA repair protein RecO, with amino-acid sequence MSLFRDDGIVLRTQKLGEADRIITLLTRGHGRVRAVARGVRRTKSKFGARLEPFSHVDVQFFSRGSELIGRGLPLCTQSETIAPYGGAIVTDYARYTAGTAMLETAERFTDHEGEPAVQQYLLLVGGLRTLARGEHEPHLVLDAFLLRSLAVNGYAPSFSNCAKCGMPGPNRFFSVAAGGSVCVDCRVPGSVVPSAQALVLLGALLTGDWETADACEPRYVREGSGLVSAYLHWHLERGLRSLRYVEK; translated from the coding sequence ATGAGTCTGTTCCGCGACGACGGCATCGTGCTGCGCACCCAGAAGCTGGGTGAGGCGGACCGGATCATCACCTTGCTCACGCGTGGTCACGGACGCGTACGCGCCGTGGCGCGCGGTGTGCGGCGGACCAAGTCGAAGTTCGGGGCGCGGCTGGAGCCGTTCTCCCACGTGGACGTGCAGTTCTTCTCGCGCGGGAGCGAGCTGATCGGGCGCGGCCTGCCCCTGTGCACACAGAGCGAGACCATCGCTCCGTACGGTGGCGCCATCGTGACGGACTACGCGCGGTACACCGCCGGGACGGCCATGCTCGAGACCGCCGAGCGGTTCACCGATCACGAGGGGGAGCCCGCCGTGCAGCAGTATCTGCTGCTGGTCGGCGGGCTGCGCACGCTCGCCCGGGGGGAACACGAACCCCACCTCGTGCTCGACGCCTTCCTGCTGCGCTCCCTCGCCGTGAACGGGTACGCGCCCAGCTTCAGCAACTGCGCGAAGTGCGGAATGCCGGGGCCGAACCGGTTCTTCTCGGTGGCCGCGGGCGGCTCCGTCTGCGTCGACTGCCGGGTGCCCGGCAGCGTCGTACCCTCGGCGCAGGCGCTGGTGCTGCTCGGCGCGCTGCTGACGGGAGACTGGGAGACCGCGGACGCCTGTGAGCCGCGGTACGTCCGGGAGGGCAGCGGCCTGGTGTCGGCCTATCTGCACTGGCACCTGGAGCGCGGCCTGCGCTCCCTGCGTTACGTCGAGAAGTAG
- a CDS encoding metal ABC transporter ATP-binding protein, giving the protein MDGVGGMDGVDGIGGANDPVISLRGVRAELGSRPVLRGIDLAVHRGEVVALLGANGSGKSTAVRSIIGQVPVSGGEIELFGTPRRGFRDWKRVGYVPQRTTAAGGVPATVTEIVASGRLSRARFGMLRKADHQAVRRALELVGMADRAKDSVDALSGGQHQRVLIARALASEPELLIMDEPMAGVDLASQEILAATLREQVSRGTSVLLVLHELGPLEPLIDRAVVLRDGCVLHDGPPPQAVGQHALPGHDHVHPHAAHDAEPIRTGLLS; this is encoded by the coding sequence ATGGACGGTGTGGGCGGCATGGACGGCGTGGACGGCATAGGCGGTGCGAACGACCCCGTCATATCCCTGCGCGGTGTACGCGCCGAGCTGGGCTCGCGCCCGGTGCTGCGCGGCATCGACCTCGCCGTGCACCGCGGTGAGGTCGTCGCGCTGCTCGGCGCCAACGGTTCCGGCAAGTCCACCGCCGTACGCAGCATCATCGGCCAGGTACCGGTCAGCGGCGGCGAGATCGAGCTGTTCGGCACCCCACGCCGCGGCTTCCGCGACTGGAAGCGCGTCGGATACGTGCCGCAGCGCACCACGGCGGCGGGCGGCGTGCCCGCCACGGTGACCGAGATCGTCGCCTCGGGCCGGCTCTCCCGCGCCCGCTTCGGCATGCTGCGCAAGGCCGACCACCAGGCCGTGCGGCGGGCCCTGGAACTCGTCGGCATGGCCGACCGCGCCAAGGACTCCGTCGACGCGCTCTCCGGCGGCCAGCACCAGCGCGTGCTGATCGCCCGCGCCCTCGCCTCCGAACCCGAACTCCTGATCATGGACGAGCCGATGGCGGGCGTCGACCTGGCCAGCCAGGAGATCCTCGCGGCGACCCTGCGCGAGCAGGTGTCCCGGGGCACGAGCGTGCTGCTGGTCCTGCACGAGTTGGGCCCCCTGGAGCCGCTGATCGACCGCGCGGTCGTCCTGCGCGACGGCTGCGTCCTGCACGACGGCCCGCCCCCGCAGGCGGTCGGCCAGCACGCGCTGCCCGGCCACGACCACGTACACCCGCACGCGGCTCACGACGCCGAACCGATCCGGACGGGACTGCTGAGCTGA
- a CDS encoding glycine--tRNA ligase, with product MAADKIDTIVSLSKRRGFVFPCSEIYGGQKAAWDYGPLGVELKENIKRQWWRYMVTSREDVVGIDSSVILATEVWVASGHVATFSDPLTECTSCHKRYRADHLEEAYEAKHNRSPENGLADINCPNCGNKGQFTEPKQFSGLLSTHLGPTQDSGSVAYLRPETAQGIFTNFAQVQQTSRRKPPFGIAQMGKSFRNEITPGNFIFRTREFEQMEMEFFVKPGEDEKWQEFWMQERWNWYTGLGLREENMRWYDHPAEKLSHYSKRTADIEYRFQFGGNEWGELEGVANRTDYDLSAHAKASGQDLSYFDQEAGERWTPYVIEPAAGVGRAMLAFLLDAYVEDEAPNAKGKMEKRTVLRLDPRLSPVKVAVLPLSRNPELSPKAKGLATALRQHWNIEFDDAGAIGRRYRRQDEIGTPFCVTVDFDTLDDNAVTVRERDSMKQERVSLDQIEGYLAARLIGC from the coding sequence GTGGCCGCCGACAAGATCGACACCATCGTCAGCCTGAGCAAGCGCCGTGGCTTCGTTTTCCCCTGTAGTGAGATCTACGGTGGCCAGAAGGCCGCCTGGGACTACGGCCCGCTCGGCGTCGAGCTCAAGGAGAACATCAAGCGCCAGTGGTGGCGTTACATGGTCACCTCCCGTGAGGACGTCGTCGGTATCGACTCGTCGGTGATCCTTGCGACCGAGGTCTGGGTCGCGTCGGGGCACGTCGCCACCTTCTCCGACCCGCTCACCGAGTGCACCTCCTGCCACAAGCGCTACCGCGCCGACCACCTGGAGGAGGCCTACGAGGCGAAGCACAACCGCTCCCCGGAGAACGGCCTCGCCGACATCAACTGCCCCAACTGCGGCAACAAGGGCCAGTTCACCGAGCCCAAGCAGTTCTCGGGTCTGCTCTCCACGCACCTCGGCCCCACGCAGGACAGCGGCTCCGTCGCCTACCTGCGCCCCGAGACCGCGCAGGGCATCTTCACCAACTTCGCCCAGGTCCAGCAGACCTCGCGCCGCAAGCCGCCGTTCGGCATCGCGCAGATGGGCAAGTCCTTCCGCAACGAGATCACGCCCGGCAACTTCATCTTCCGCACCCGCGAGTTCGAGCAGATGGAGATGGAGTTCTTCGTCAAGCCGGGCGAGGACGAGAAGTGGCAGGAGTTCTGGATGCAGGAGCGCTGGAACTGGTACACCGGCCTCGGTCTCCGTGAGGAGAACATGCGCTGGTACGACCACCCGGCCGAGAAGCTCTCGCACTACTCCAAGCGCACCGCCGACATCGAGTACCGCTTCCAGTTCGGCGGCAACGAGTGGGGCGAGCTGGAGGGTGTCGCCAACCGCACGGACTACGACCTGTCCGCGCACGCCAAGGCCTCCGGCCAGGACCTCTCCTACTTCGACCAGGAGGCCGGCGAGCGCTGGACTCCGTACGTCATCGAGCCCGCCGCCGGTGTCGGCCGCGCGATGCTCGCGTTCCTGCTGGACGCGTACGTCGAGGACGAGGCGCCGAACGCCAAGGGCAAGATGGAGAAGCGCACGGTGCTGCGCCTCGACCCGCGGCTGTCCCCGGTGAAGGTCGCGGTGCTGCCGCTCTCCCGCAACCCGGAGCTGTCCCCGAAGGCCAAGGGCCTCGCCACCGCGCTGCGCCAGCACTGGAACATCGAGTTCGACGACGCGGGCGCCATCGGCCGCCGCTACCGCCGCCAGGACGAGATCGGCACGCCGTTCTGCGTCACGGTCGACTTCGACACGCTCGACGACAACGCGGTGACGGTCCGCGAGCGTGACTCGATGAAGCAGGAGCGGGTCTCTCTCGACCAGATCGAGGGCTACCTCGCCGCGCGCCTGATCGGCTGCTGA
- a CDS encoding metal ABC transporter permease yields the protein MTFLDYAFMQRALLAAVLVGITAPAVGIYLVQRRQALMGDGIGHVAMTGVGLGFLLSWSPVWMATAVSVLGAVLMELIRWYGKTRGDIALAMLFYGGMAGGVMLINLAPGGSNTNLMSYLFGSLTTVSQEDVTAICLLAAFVLLVTLGLRRQLFAVSQDEEFARVTGLPVRALNLLTAVTAAVTVTVAMRIVGLLLVSALMVVPVAAAQQLSRSFAATFAIAVAIGVSVTIGGTVTTYYRNVPPGATIVLLAIGAFILLTALATPLARRRARAAAQETGDPAECTIPATRSPERKVGV from the coding sequence ATGACCTTCCTCGACTACGCCTTCATGCAGCGGGCCCTGCTCGCCGCCGTCCTCGTGGGCATCACCGCGCCCGCCGTCGGCATCTACCTGGTGCAGCGCCGCCAGGCCCTGATGGGCGACGGCATCGGCCACGTGGCGATGACGGGCGTCGGCCTCGGCTTCCTGCTGTCCTGGTCCCCGGTGTGGATGGCGACGGCCGTCTCCGTGCTCGGCGCGGTCCTCATGGAGCTGATCCGCTGGTACGGCAAAACGCGCGGCGACATCGCGCTCGCGATGCTCTTCTACGGGGGCATGGCGGGCGGTGTGATGCTGATCAACCTCGCGCCGGGCGGCAGCAACACCAACCTCATGTCGTACCTCTTCGGCTCGCTCACGACGGTCTCGCAGGAGGACGTGACGGCCATCTGCCTGCTGGCGGCCTTCGTCCTGCTCGTCACCCTCGGCCTGCGCCGGCAGTTGTTCGCGGTCAGCCAGGACGAGGAGTTCGCGCGGGTGACCGGCCTTCCGGTGCGCGCCCTGAACCTGCTCACGGCCGTCACGGCGGCGGTCACCGTCACGGTCGCCATGCGGATCGTCGGCCTGCTGCTCGTCTCCGCCCTGATGGTGGTGCCGGTCGCGGCCGCGCAGCAGCTCAGCCGGAGCTTCGCCGCCACCTTCGCCATCGCGGTGGCGATCGGGGTGAGCGTGACCATCGGCGGCACGGTGACCACGTACTACCGGAACGTGCCGCCCGGCGCGACGATCGTCCTGCTGGCCATCGGCGCGTTCATCCTGCTGACGGCGCTGGCGACACCACTGGCGCGCCGCAGGGCACGGGCCGCCGCACAGGAGACCGGCGACCCGGCCGAGTGCACGATTCCGGCCACCCGTAGCCCGGAACGGAAGGTCGGCGTCTGA
- a CDS encoding aldo/keto reductase, with amino-acid sequence MRTRPLGSTGPQVSALGLGCMGMSSLYGEADRAESVATIHAALEAGVTLLDTGDFYAMGHNEMLIGEALRTAPAGLREQALTSVKFGALRGPDGNWIGYDGRPAAVQNFAAYSLQRLGVDHIDVYRIARVDPDVPIEETVGAIAELVEKGYVKHIGLSEVGAETIRRAAATAPISDVQIEYSLISRGIEDRILPTTRELGIAITAYGVLSRGLISGHFTRDRQLAATDFRAFSPRFQGENLDHNLTLVEALRKIAEQKGVSVAQLAIAWVLSRGQRHNTDIVPLIGARTRERLSEALGALEVTLDDADLNAIEAAVPADSAAGERYPQAQMAHLDSER; translated from the coding sequence ATGCGCACCCGCCCCCTCGGATCCACCGGCCCCCAGGTCTCCGCCCTCGGCCTCGGCTGCATGGGCATGTCCTCGTTGTACGGCGAGGCCGACCGGGCCGAGTCCGTCGCCACGATCCACGCCGCCCTCGAAGCGGGCGTGACCCTGCTCGACACCGGTGACTTCTACGCCATGGGCCACAACGAGATGCTGATCGGCGAGGCGCTCCGCACGGCGCCCGCCGGCCTGCGCGAACAGGCTCTGACCAGCGTCAAGTTCGGCGCGCTGCGCGGCCCGGACGGCAACTGGATCGGATACGACGGCCGCCCCGCCGCCGTGCAGAACTTCGCCGCGTACTCGCTCCAGCGCCTCGGCGTGGACCACATCGACGTCTACCGGATCGCCCGGGTCGACCCCGACGTACCGATCGAGGAGACGGTCGGCGCGATCGCCGAGCTGGTGGAGAAGGGATACGTGAAGCACATCGGCCTGAGCGAGGTCGGCGCCGAGACGATCCGCCGAGCCGCGGCCACCGCCCCGATCTCGGACGTCCAGATCGAGTACTCCCTCATCTCCCGCGGTATCGAGGACCGCATCCTGCCCACCACCCGGGAACTGGGCATCGCCATAACCGCGTACGGCGTCCTCTCCCGCGGTCTGATCTCCGGCCACTTCACCCGCGACCGGCAGCTGGCCGCGACGGACTTCCGCGCCTTCTCGCCCCGCTTCCAGGGGGAGAACCTGGACCACAACCTCACTCTGGTCGAGGCGCTGCGGAAGATCGCCGAGCAGAAGGGCGTCAGTGTCGCGCAGCTCGCCATCGCCTGGGTGCTGTCGCGGGGCCAGCGGCACAACACGGACATCGTGCCGCTGATCGGGGCCCGTACCCGGGAGCGGCTGTCGGAGGCGCTGGGCGCGCTGGAGGTGACGCTGGACGACGCCGACCTGAACGCGATCGAGGCGGCCGTACCGGCGGACTCCGCCGCGGGCGAGCGCTACCCGCAGGCGCAGATGGCGCACCTCGACAGCGAGCGCTGA
- a CDS encoding M4 family metallopeptidase, whose protein sequence is MAATAFLTVGIQAVPATAKPAAPHPSPLRTGGQEAKLTPAQHSALLKSAAKKTTTTAATLGLGAKEKLVVRDVVKDNDGTLHTRYERTWAGLPVLGGDVVVHTPPASLAAGTVSSTFNNKRTIKVASTTASFTRSAAVTKALKAAKDLAAEKATTDSARKVIWAGSGAPKLAWETVIGGLQDDGTPSQLHVITDATTGKELYRYQGVKTGTGNTQYSGTVSLSTTLSGSTYQLYDTTRGGHKTYSLNNGTSGTGTLMTDADDTWGTGSGSNTQTAGADAAYGAQTTWDFYKNTFGRSGIKNDGVAAYSRVHYSTAYVNAFWDDDCFCMTYGDGTSSTHALTSLDVAGHEMSHGVTSNTAGLNYTGESGGLNEATSDIFGTGVEFYAANSSDVGDYLIGEKIDINGDGTPLRYMDEPDKDGGSADSWYSGVGNLDVHYSSGPANHMFYLLSEGSGSKTINGVTYNSPTSDGVAVAGIGRAAALQIWYKALTTYMTSSTNYAGARTAALNAATALYGASSTQYAGVANAFAGINVGSHVTPPTSGVTVTNPGSQSSTVGTAVSLQVSASSTNSGSLTYAATGLPTGLSVNSSTGVISGTPTTAGTYSTTVTVTDSTGATGTASFTWTVSSSGGGGTCASTQLLGNPGFESGNTTWTASSGVITNSSSEAAHAGSYKAWLDGYGSTHTDTLSQSVTIPSGCKASLTFYLHIDTAETTTSTQYDKLTVTAGSTTLATYSNLNAASGYTQKTFDLSSLAGTTVALKFSGVEDSSLQTSFVIDDTALTTS, encoded by the coding sequence ATGGCCGCCACCGCCTTTCTGACCGTCGGCATACAGGCCGTCCCGGCCACCGCCAAGCCCGCCGCGCCGCACCCCAGCCCCCTGCGCACCGGCGGCCAGGAAGCCAAGCTCACGCCCGCGCAGCACAGCGCCCTGCTCAAGAGCGCCGCGAAGAAGACCACGACGACCGCCGCCACCCTGGGCCTCGGCGCCAAGGAGAAGCTGGTCGTCCGGGACGTCGTGAAGGACAACGACGGCACGCTGCACACGCGTTACGAGCGCACCTGGGCCGGTCTGCCGGTCCTCGGCGGCGACGTCGTCGTGCACACCCCGCCCGCCTCGCTGGCCGCCGGCACGGTGAGCAGCACCTTCAACAACAAGCGCACCATCAAGGTCGCCTCCACCACCGCGTCCTTCACCAGGTCGGCCGCCGTGACCAAGGCGCTGAAGGCCGCCAAGGACCTCGCCGCCGAGAAGGCGACCACCGACAGCGCCCGCAAGGTGATCTGGGCCGGCAGCGGCGCCCCCAAGCTCGCCTGGGAGACGGTGATCGGCGGACTCCAGGACGACGGCACGCCCAGCCAGCTGCACGTCATCACGGACGCCACCACCGGCAAGGAGCTCTACCGCTACCAGGGCGTCAAGACCGGCACCGGCAACACCCAGTACAGCGGCACGGTCTCGCTGAGCACGACCCTGTCCGGGTCGACGTACCAGCTGTACGACACCACGCGCGGCGGCCACAAGACGTACAGCCTCAACAACGGCACGTCGGGCACCGGCACCCTGATGACCGACGCCGACGACACCTGGGGCACCGGCTCCGGCTCCAACACCCAGACCGCCGGCGCGGACGCCGCCTACGGCGCGCAGACGACCTGGGACTTCTACAAGAACACCTTCGGCCGCAGCGGCATCAAGAACGACGGCGTCGCGGCCTACTCCCGCGTCCACTACAGCACCGCGTACGTCAACGCGTTCTGGGACGACGACTGCTTCTGCATGACCTACGGCGACGGCACCAGCAGCACCCACGCCCTCACCTCGCTCGACGTCGCGGGCCACGAGATGAGCCACGGCGTCACCTCCAACACCGCGGGCCTGAACTACACCGGTGAGTCCGGCGGTCTGAACGAGGCGACCTCCGACATCTTCGGCACGGGTGTCGAGTTCTACGCCGCCAACAGCAGCGACGTCGGTGACTACCTCATCGGCGAGAAGATCGACATCAACGGCGACGGCACCCCGCTGCGCTACATGGACGAGCCCGACAAGGACGGCGGCTCCGCCGACAGCTGGTACTCCGGCGTCGGCAACCTGGACGTCCACTACTCCTCGGGCCCGGCGAACCACATGTTCTACCTGCTCTCCGAGGGCAGCGGCTCCAAGACCATCAACGGGGTCACCTACAACAGCCCGACCTCCGACGGTGTCGCCGTCGCCGGCATCGGCCGGGCCGCGGCCCTGCAGATCTGGTACAAGGCGCTGACGACGTACATGACGTCCAGCACCAACTACGCCGGCGCCCGCACCGCCGCCCTGAACGCGGCGACCGCCCTGTACGGCGCCAGCTCCACCCAGTACGCGGGGGTGGCGAACGCCTTCGCGGGCATCAACGTCGGCAGCCACGTCACCCCGCCGACGAGCGGCGTGACGGTCACCAACCCGGGCAGCCAGTCGTCCACCGTCGGTACCGCGGTGAGTCTCCAGGTCTCGGCCAGCAGCACCAACAGCGGCTCACTGACGTACGCCGCGACCGGCCTGCCCACCGGCCTGTCGGTCAACAGCTCCACCGGCGTGATCTCCGGCACCCCGACCACGGCCGGCACCTACAGCACGACCGTCACGGTGACCGACAGCACCGGCGCGACCGGCACCGCGAGCTTCACCTGGACCGTCAGCTCCAGCGGAGGCGGCGGCACCTGCGCCTCCACCCAGCTGCTCGGCAACCCGGGCTTCGAATCAGGCAACACCACCTGGACCGCGAGCAGTGGAGTCATCACCAACTCCAGCAGTGAAGCGGCCCACGCAGGCTCCTACAAGGCCTGGCTCGACGGCTACGGCTCCACCCACACCGACACGCTCTCCCAGTCGGTGACCATCCCGTCCGGCTGCAAGGCCAGCCTGACCTTCTACCTGCACATCGACACGGCGGAGACCACCACCAGCACCCAGTACGACAAGCTGACGGTGACCGCCGGATCGACGACCCTGGCGACGTACTCCAACCTGAACGCCGCCTCCGGCTACACCCAGAAGACCTTCGACCTGTCCTCGCTGGCGGGCACCACGGTCGCCCTCAAGTTCAGCGGTGTCGAGGACTCGTCGCTCCAGACGAGCTTCGTCATCGACGACACGGCGCTGACGACCAGCTGA